A region of the Pricia mediterranea genome:
AATTAAGGTTTTTATGCTCGCTCATCGTATAACATGTCCCGATATATTTCCGGCGACAATGGCATCGATTTCGCTTTCGTCGCTGGTGTGGATGTCCCCCGACATCGTATGTTTTAGGGCAAAAGCGGCCGTGGCAAAATCGATACATCTTTGTTGGTGCCAGCCTTTTTCCAACGCATGGAGGAAGCCCGCGGCAAAGGCGTCCCCGGTGCCGAAACGGTCGGTAACTTCGATGTCGTACGCATTCGAGATTATGGGATTGTTTTCCGAAATACAGGCACCGCTCAATCGATTTTGAGAGGCCGAGCTGTGGTCGCGCACGGTAAAGGCGAGCTGTTCCGTGCCGAAGAGGTGTCTCGCCTTCCGAAGGGCATCGAGGGTTTTGTCCGTCGGATTGTTTCCATTGAACACCAGACCGTAAACATCTTTTAGCACGCCGATATTTCCGAAGACCAGATCGGTGTGCTCCAAAATCCCATCGAAGATGGCTTTTGCCTTTTTGGGATAGTCCCAAAGGCTCCTTCGATAGTTTAGGTCAAAGCTTACTTTCACCCCCATTTTTCCGGCTGTCTTTACAGCCAGTACACACGCCTCGGCACATGGCTTCGAGAGGGCGGGGGTGATTCCGGATACATGCAACCATTTTTGATTTTTGAGGATGCACTCCCAATCGAATTCCCCCTTATCCATCGTAGCGATCGCCGAACCGGCGCGATCATAGACCACTCGTGAGGGACGGATGGAACTTCCCAGTTCGATGAAATAAGTTCCCATTCTTTCTCCTCCCGTGATGCAGTTTTCCGTGGATATCCCAAATCGGTCGAGGGACTGTCGAGCACCTTGTCCCAATGGATTATCGGGCAATTTGGTGATAAACTGTACGTCATTGCCCAAACAGGCCAAGGAAACCGCCACGTTGGATTCCGAACCGGCATAATCTACGGCAAAAAGGGATGAATTTCGAAGACGGTCCGCTTGTCCGGAGGGAACAAGGCGCAACATGATTTCGCCGAACGTGGAAAAGGACATCGATTGGTTGATTTATCCCCTAAAAATAGGAAAAAAATCCAATCTTTCCCTTCACACGCACGAACGGAGGGGAAATTGCGGCTTTTGACTCCTTTCAAGGTTCGGACCCGACTTCGTCGCTGTTTGAGTTTCAAGGCCTATAGCACCCCTCAGCGGGATACTTGTTCCGGCTCGGCGTACAGGTCAAAATCCGCGGCATCTGTTATTTTGAGGTCGGTGAATTCCCCTTGTTTCAGGTAGTGCTTCGAGGCATCGACCAACACCTCGTTATCGACGTCGGGGGAATCGAACTCCGTACGGCCTACAAAGTAGTTGCCTTCCTTTCGGTCGATGATACAGCGAAAGGTCTTCCCGATTTTCTCCTGATTGAGTTCCCAAGAGATTTGGGACTGGATTTCCATGATCGTATTGGCACGTTCCTGCTTGACTTCTTCCGGAACATCGTCCTCCAGCGAGTAGGCATGTGTATCTTCTTCGTGGCTATAGGTGAAGCAGCCCAGGCGTTCGAAACGCATGGCCTTCACCCAGTCTTTCAAGGTCTGGAAATCCGCCTCGGTCTCACCGGGATATCCTACGATCAAGGTAGTTCGTATCGCCATTCCGGGAACGGCTTCGCGGAATTTTCGCAACAACTTGGTCGTTTTCTCCTGGGTCGTACCCCGTCGCATACTTTTAAGGATGCTATCGGAAATATGTTGTAAGGGAATGTCAAGATAATTGCAGATTTTCGGTTCCCGCTTCATCACTTCCAAAACATCCATGGGAAAGCCGGTAGGGAATGCATAATGCAATCGAATCCATTCAATACCCTCGACCTGCACCAGATTTTCGAGCAGTTCGGCCAAATTCCGTTTTTTGTACAGGTCGAGGCCGTAATAGGTAAGGTCCTGTGCGATCAAGATCAACTCCTTGACCCCTTTTGCGGCCAATCTTTCCGCTTCCCCGACCAGCTCTTCGATAGGCTTGCTCCTGTGCTTACCGCGCATCAGGGGGATGGCACAAAAGGAACAGGGCCGATCGCAACCTTCGGCAATCTTTAGGTAGGCATAGTTTTTTGGGGTCGTGGTCAGGCGCTCCCCGATCAGCTCGTGTTTATAATCGGCACCTAGGGCCTTGAGCAAGCTGGGCAGTTCGCTGGTCCCGAAGTACTCATCTACATGGGGAATCTCCTTTTGCAAATCCGGTTTGTAGCGTTCGCTCAGGCAGCCCGTGACGAAGACCTTATCTACCTCGCCGGCTTCCTTCTTTTGCACGTACTCCAATATAGTATTTACACTTTCTTCCTTGGCATTGGCGATAAATCCGCAGGTATTGATGACCACCACATTGCCTTCCTCTTCGTGGACCACCTCCTTTTCGTTGGCCCGCAATTGGCCCATCAGCACCTCGGAATCGTAGACGTTCTTCGAACAGCCCAAGGTGACCACGTTGATCTTATTTTTTTTAAGGGATTTTGTACGCATTGCATATGGATTGAAGACTTCTTATCGGCGAAGCGGGCGCAAAGGTACGATTTAATGCTGTGTTATTCGTAATCTGCGGGAGGCCTCCTTATCTCGCTGGTTTCCTCAAAAGCCTTCGCCATTCGTAACAACTTATCTTCCTCAAAAGGTTTCGCGATAAAGGTCAAGCCGATGGGCTCCCCGTCTTCCTTATATCCCATGGGAACGGTCAGAGCAGGATATTTGGCGACCGCGGCATAGCCTGCATGGTAGTTATTGATGGATAGGATAGCGTCGAGATTATGCGCGTTCATCGCCGTATCGAAGAATATCCGGCCGTTTTTTTCCAAGGTGGCCTTGATTTCCGCTAAGCCTTCGGAAGAAGTGGAATCGGCCAGGATGCCCCTGAAGAGGGATTGCCCGTAGGGGATACGTACCGTGGAATCGGCATTGTTGAACGCTACGGCAT
Encoded here:
- a CDS encoding sugar kinase — translated: MSFSTFGEIMLRLVPSGQADRLRNSSLFAVDYAGSESNVAVSLACLGNDVQFITKLPDNPLGQGARQSLDRFGISTENCITGGERMGTYFIELGSSIRPSRVVYDRAGSAIATMDKGEFDWECILKNQKWLHVSGITPALSKPCAEACVLAVKTAGKMGVKVSFDLNYRRSLWDYPKKAKAIFDGILEHTDLVFGNIGVLKDVYGLVFNGNNPTDKTLDALRKARHLFGTEQLAFTVRDHSSASQNRLSGACISENNPIISNAYDIEVTDRFGTGDAFAAGFLHALEKGWHQQRCIDFATAAFALKHTMSGDIHTSDESEIDAIVAGNISGHVIR
- the rimO gene encoding 30S ribosomal protein S12 methylthiotransferase RimO, translating into MRTKSLKKNKINVVTLGCSKNVYDSEVLMGQLRANEKEVVHEEEGNVVVINTCGFIANAKEESVNTILEYVQKKEAGEVDKVFVTGCLSERYKPDLQKEIPHVDEYFGTSELPSLLKALGADYKHELIGERLTTTPKNYAYLKIAEGCDRPCSFCAIPLMRGKHRSKPIEELVGEAERLAAKGVKELILIAQDLTYYGLDLYKKRNLAELLENLVQVEGIEWIRLHYAFPTGFPMDVLEVMKREPKICNYLDIPLQHISDSILKSMRRGTTQEKTTKLLRKFREAVPGMAIRTTLIVGYPGETEADFQTLKDWVKAMRFERLGCFTYSHEEDTHAYSLEDDVPEEVKQERANTIMEIQSQISWELNQEKIGKTFRCIIDRKEGNYFVGRTEFDSPDVDNEVLVDASKHYLKQGEFTDLKITDAADFDLYAEPEQVSR